From Maylandia zebra isolate NMK-2024a linkage group LG11, Mzebra_GT3a, whole genome shotgun sequence, one genomic window encodes:
- the LOC101481567 gene encoding uncharacterized protein LOC101481567 isoform X2, whose amino-acid sequence MKHIPSLVLLLLLGMSSARTYQNVALRGKATQSTCMSTVLSAAYAAIDGNRDSDLRHGSCSHTDQQTDPWWRVDLLESYIVTSITITNRGDCCHEELNGLEIYIGNSLNNDGLNNPKVGKISEVGAGKSYTVNFAGRVEGRYVTLTLPGSERILALCEVEVYGYHAPTGENLALQGKASQSSLYTIGIAYNAIDGNYNGIWGGASCTHTKPDFSPWWRLDLRKTHKVFSVKVLNVIDSLPERLNGAEIRIGDSLENNGNYNPRCAVISSIPGGSIQEFHCNASDGMGMDGRYVNIVIPGRHEYLTLCEVEVYGSVLD is encoded by the exons ATGAAACACATTCCATCACTGGTTTTGCTCCTTCTCCTGGGAATGTCCTCAGCACGCACCTATC AAAATGTGGCCCTGCGTGGCAAAGCAACCCAGTCAACCTGTATGAGTACGGTATTGTCGGCTGCCTACGCTGCAATTGATGGAAACCGTGATTCTGACCTTCGCCATGGATCATGCTCGCACACCGATCAACAGACTGACCCCTGGTGGAGAGTGGACTTGCTTGAGTCCTACATTGTCACTTCCATCACCATCACCAACAGAGGAGACTGCTGTCATGAAGAGCTCAACGGGCTGGAGATCTACATAGGCAACTCTTTGAATAATGATGGCTTAAATAACCCAAA GGTTGGAAAAATTTCTGAAGTTGGTGCAGGCAAATCCTACACTGTGAATTTCGCTGGTCGTGTGGAGGGGCGTTATGTAACTTTGACTCTTCCTGGTTCAGAAAGGATCCTCGCACTCTGTGAAGTGGAAGTCTACGGATATCACGCTCCAACTG GAGAAAATCTTGCACTTCAAGGAAAAGCCTCACAGTCCTCACTCTATACAATTGGTATTGCCTATAATGCCATAGATGGAAATTATAACGGCATATGGGGTGGGGCATCATGCACTCATACCAAACCTGACTTCAGTCCCTGGTGGCGACTCGATCTGCGCAAAACCCATAAAGTTTTTTCTGTTAAGGTACTGAATGTAATAGATTCTCTCCCAGAACGACTAAATGGAGCCGAGATCCGCATCGGAGATTCTCTTGAAAACAATGGCAACTATAATCCCAG GTGTGCTGTGATCTCAAGCATCCCAGGAGGTTCCATTCAAGAGTTCCACTGTAACGCAAGTGACGGGATGGGGATGGATGGCCGCTATGTTAACATAGTCATCCCTGGAAGACATGAATACCTGACTCTGTGTGAGGTGGAAGTGTATGGCTCTGTCCTCGATTAG
- the LOC101481567 gene encoding uncharacterized protein LOC101481567 isoform X1, producing the protein MKHIPSLVLLLLLGMSSARTYQNVALRGKATQSTCMSTVLSAAYAAIDGNRDSDLRHGSCSHTDQQTDPWWRVDLLESYIVTSITITNRGDCCHEELNGLEIYIGNSLNNDGLNNPKVGKISEVGAGKSYTVNFAGRVEGRYVTLTLPGSERILALCEVEVYGYHAPTGENLALQGKASQSSLYTIGIAYNAIDGNYNGIWGGASCTHTKPDFSPWWRLDLRKTHKVFSVKVLNVIDSLPERLNGAEIRIGDSLENNGNYNPRCAVISSIPGGSIQEFHCNASDGMGMDGRYVNIVIPGRHEYLTLSCLYPVFLLSPQLLAADGPAPP; encoded by the exons ATGAAACACATTCCATCACTGGTTTTGCTCCTTCTCCTGGGAATGTCCTCAGCACGCACCTATC AAAATGTGGCCCTGCGTGGCAAAGCAACCCAGTCAACCTGTATGAGTACGGTATTGTCGGCTGCCTACGCTGCAATTGATGGAAACCGTGATTCTGACCTTCGCCATGGATCATGCTCGCACACCGATCAACAGACTGACCCCTGGTGGAGAGTGGACTTGCTTGAGTCCTACATTGTCACTTCCATCACCATCACCAACAGAGGAGACTGCTGTCATGAAGAGCTCAACGGGCTGGAGATCTACATAGGCAACTCTTTGAATAATGATGGCTTAAATAACCCAAA GGTTGGAAAAATTTCTGAAGTTGGTGCAGGCAAATCCTACACTGTGAATTTCGCTGGTCGTGTGGAGGGGCGTTATGTAACTTTGACTCTTCCTGGTTCAGAAAGGATCCTCGCACTCTGTGAAGTGGAAGTCTACGGATATCACGCTCCAACTG GAGAAAATCTTGCACTTCAAGGAAAAGCCTCACAGTCCTCACTCTATACAATTGGTATTGCCTATAATGCCATAGATGGAAATTATAACGGCATATGGGGTGGGGCATCATGCACTCATACCAAACCTGACTTCAGTCCCTGGTGGCGACTCGATCTGCGCAAAACCCATAAAGTTTTTTCTGTTAAGGTACTGAATGTAATAGATTCTCTCCCAGAACGACTAAATGGAGCCGAGATCCGCATCGGAGATTCTCTTGAAAACAATGGCAACTATAATCCCAG GTGTGCTGTGATCTCAAGCATCCCAGGAGGTTCCATTCAAGAGTTCCACTGTAACGCAAGTGACGGGATGGGGATGGATGGCCGCTATGTTAACATAGTCATCCCTGGAAGACATGAATACCTGACTCTGT catgtctttatcctgtcttccttctctcaccccaactgctcgcagcagatggccccgcccctccctga